GTGGATATCAGTATATCGTCTGCAAAGCCGAACTTTTCACTGAGTGGGCATCGTGAAAGCCAACAAAAGTCATTAAAACGAAGTTTATCTGCTGATGATGTTCGAACGGTGAATAATGTTCACATTAATAGTCGCACAGGAAAACCATTCACCCATCCAGTCTATTCCGACCAACGTGCCACTCTAACTCGTGGCGGGCAAGTACGCTCACTATCTCAAGAAAATCTCTATTTTAATGGTGATAAACGTTTTAAAGAGAAGGTGTCATTATGAATTATGAGCATGTGAGTCATCAACAATGGTTAATTAATCAGATCAAAGAAATTCGTACTTATTCGGGGATTAATAAACCGATTACGTTAGATTCAGCGTTGATCTTAGATTTGCATATTGATTCGTTAGAAATGTTGGAATTGGTTACTGCCATTGAGGCGTATACCTCTCAACCACTAAGCGATAAAGTTTGGTTGAAATGGCATTATTTGCAAGATGTTGCTGATTATCTCGTCGTGACAATGGATGTTGGCAATTAATCGTATTGACCTAAGTAACATTTTGCTTAGGTCAATTTTATCATCATAAAAAGATTGGTTTACACCTAAAATATGGAAGGTATATTTTAAATTCTAAAAAAATAGAATTTGACTTTTCATTGGTGTTCTTCTGTATTTAATTTATGTTTCTTTAATTACAATATGATAACACAATTAAAATAAATTTTATAAAATAAAAATTACATTAAATTATCATCTCATGAAATAGATCACAAAACATACGATTCAAATTATATATATTTCGGAATATTAATTTCATTTCTGTGGGGGCTAGAATGAATAATATTTCGGATAGGTTTACTTTTATCAAACAGGTGGCAATAGATGCTGGGAAGCTGGCCGTGTCATATTACCACCAGCGTAACAAATTAAATATCGAAAAGAAAAAAGACGATGGACAAGATTTAGTTACAGTTGCAGATAAAAATACTGAACAATTTATTCGTGATCAAATTAATCAGCAGTACGCACAGGATGCTATTTTTGGCGAAGAAAGCGGCTATACCCAAGGTAAATCACAATATACGTGGGTAGTTGATCCGATTGATGGTACCAGCGCCTTTATTTTTGGTTTACCTTCATGGTGTATCTCTATTGCGCTACTGGATGAGCAACAGAATAGCCAAATTGCGGTAGTTTATGATCCTGTACACGATGAATTATTCCATGCAATGGCAGGTCATGGCGCTTATTTAAATGATCAACCAATACAGGTAAATCCAGTGACTTCTCTGAATGAAGGGTTGCTGGGTGTCGGTATTTCAAGCCGTATGCCTCCTGAACATATTATTCCATTTTTAGACAAACTGCTTCACGCCAAGGGAATGTTTGTACGTAATGGTTCCGCTGCATTAATGCTGGCTTATGTTGCAGCAGGTAAACTTATTGGTTACTACGAACCTCATCTCAATTCATGGGATTGCCTTGCAGGATTATTATTAATTAAAGAAGCAGGCGGTGTTATGAATAACTACCAAGCGAACGATAATTTTTTATTAACAGGAAATTATGTATTAGCGAGTAGTCCAGAAGTTTATCAGCAACTCGATACTTTTCTATATTCGTCATAATTCAAATTACAGCATTACTGGTTAGTTTATTTTAATTAGCTATGTGTTTTGCTGCACTTTGAAATTGTGCGAGTAAACAATAAAAATTAATATAAAAATATAAAGGCACACAGCATGAGTTCTAAATTTTCATTTTTTGATATTAAAAGGTTACCGGCAGGAAAGATCCCTCTCTCTGTACAACGTGATTTATGGCTAAGAAAATTTATGGAGCCATTCTTTGTGATGTGCTTGGCCTATACGGGGATCTATTTTCTTCGCTATAACTTCAAAGCAGCAACCCCGTTTATTATTGAACAAACTGACTTTACCTTAAGTGATTTGGGTACTGTTGGATTCGGTTTTTCGATTACTTATAGCCTCGGTCGAGTATTACTTTCTTATTATATTGATGGCAAAAACACCAAGAAAATACTCAGTTTCTTACTGATGTTATCTTGTGCCTCATCATTTGCTATTGGGATGTTTTTATTATCTTCAGGTCATTCGTTAGGTATTTTTATTTTTTTATGGGCACTAACTGGCTTATTTCAAGCACCGGGTGGGCCATGCTCTAACTCAACAATCAACCGTTGGACGCCAAGAAAAAACCGAGGTCGGTTTATTTCATGGTGGAACGCATCACATAATATTGGGGCGATTTTAGCGGGACCAATCGCTTTATTTGGAATGGAATATGCGTTTAACGGTAATGTCGCTGGTATGTTCATTTTCCCAATTCTATTCGCGGGTGTCATTGCAACCTTTGGGATGTTCTTTGGTAAAGATGATCCCTCTGAGCTTGGTTGGAATACCCCGGAAGAAATTTTTGATGAACCCGTTTCTAAAGATGATACCGCTGCTGAAGCGATGTCTAAATCAGAGATTTTTGTTAAATATGTTTTGAAAAACCCAGCAGTCTGGTTTCTTTGCTTTGCTAACCTATGTGTTTATACCATTCGTATCGGTGTTGATAACTGGAGTGTGGCTTACGTTAAAATGGCGTTAAGCTGGGATGATGTTTCAGCAATAGGAACTATCACTGCGCTTGAGTTAGGGGGCTTTTTAGGCTCACTCACATGGGGTTATGTATCGGATAAAATGGGGGGACGCCGTGCATTACTTGGCATGTTATGTATGATTTCAGTGATTTTCCCACTGGTTGCTTACCAAAACATGACCAGTGTTTGGGGCATCTATATCGCGTTATTTTTTGAAGGTTTCTTTATTTTTGGTCCAGTAATCCTGATCGGTATTTCTATCATTGGTTTTGCACCTAAATGTGCAACAGCGGTAGTCAACTCAATCCCTGGTTTCTTCGGTTATCTATTTGGCGATGGAATGGCAAAAGTGTTAGTTTCACGTATTGCTGACCCAAAAGGTGATGGGATCTCAGTCGGTAGCTTAACGTTACATGGTTGGTCTGATACATTTTATCTATTGTTTGCCGCAACAGCGCTAGGGATTGTGATGTTAGGTGTGGTAGCTATCTATGAGGAACGAAAAATTCGTCGAGATAGAGCGAATGGCCACTAATTAATGATTTGGCTACCCTACGGGGTAGCCAAAAGAATAATTATTCGATATTAAAGAAACATTCATAAACAGGTTGTAGATGTTCATGTATACATTTTGCGGCTTCTTTTGGATTTTTTTTCTAAAATTGTATTTACGTTCTATGTGCCCCGAAAAAAATCCAAAAACCTTTCATGAAGCCGCCATTTAGGCGGTGATGTGGATATGTTCACGGTGGTAAACACGTATTTCTCCCTGATTTAAAATAACTATTACCAGTACTAATAAGCCTCTTAAGATAAGGTATATTAAGGTACATGTAGTGAAATAGCAGGAAGGCTTCACTCCATTCTACTGGGGCAAGCTTTTCAATTTAGTTGTAGTCTACAGATTTTGAACATTCTCTAAGCTCCCTTTCATTTATAAATGTCTATGCACTAACTCCATTTAATATAATCCATTCTTTTTTGGACTGCTAAAACTATCTTAAGATAAGTGTCATCATGAAAATTTTCATGTATAGCGAATATTTTAAGTCCATAATTGATTGTCTTTTTAGGTCTTGATGAGGATTGTTAGTAAATTCTAGGTGCTAATTTTCAAATCAATGACATTAAATGATTATCTGAAAATGTTGATATTTTATTTTTTTTAATTGAGGATGTGTGGATAAAATGAAGTAATTAATATAGTAGGTAAAGAGCTACTTGTTATTACTCTTTTTTGTTGTTTTATTTTAATGGATAGTTTGCTGTATTTAAGTTGTTTTTTTTTAATCCCAAAAAATATACTCGTATTTAGTGTTTATTTGTTAATGTGTTTTAAAAAGATTTTATTTTGGATTAAAATTTTGTTTTTTGTTTCTTTTTATGTATTTTTTTGGTTTTAAATGCTGCATTTATTTTTGGGGTTAGTATTGTTTGTTATTTATTATTTTGATTATTAAGCAATTTTTAATTGCGTTATATGTAATAAATTGACATGAATACAATATATTTACTATTTGTAATAACTCGCGTTGGTTGTTTTTTTTGCTCTCAGTATGTTAATCTTTTTCTCAACGCAAAGTATGTCTATTTCAATATGTGATTCTGTATTTGTGCTTTTATTAATTAGCGCTGTACCATGAGTTTTTCATTATTGATATCCATTTTTATAAAAAGGAATTATCAAGTGAAAAAAGCTAAAAAAATAGAGGATGTAAAATTAGCATTAGCTATTTCAATAGGAGAAGAACTTCAGAAGTTACGAAAGTCTCGTAATTTAACAGGGAAAGTTTTAGCTGAGAAATTAGGGGTGTCTCAACAACAAATATCCCGATATGAACGGGGTATCTGTCGTATAGACACTGATACATTACTCTATACTTTACAGTTGTTAGGTACTTCACTAACAGCATTTTTTTTGGATGTCTCTTTGAATTTAAAAGAAAAAAATCCAGGTGTGTATTTGGACTTCTCTCCTTTTTTTGAGTCATTAGAAAAAGGAAACCAAATACCCTATTTTACTTCTTATCCAGGTCATTATTTTGGCTAAATGTTATTTCTATTATTTATTTAAATAATAGAAATGTATTAAAAATAGAATTGAAAGAGTCTTGCTCTCTAATTAATAACAAAAGTTTTGTTATTAATTAGTTTGTGCGCTTTTCTTTTTATTAAAACATTAATTTATTAATCAGAAGGTTTATATGAAAAAAATTATTTTAGCAACTTTAGTTTCTAGCGCAATGAGTGCATCAGTTTTAGCAGCAGATGCTGGCCAAGGTACTGTTACATTTGAAGGCTCTATCATTGAAGCAGCTTGTGGTATTTCTCCAGAGTCAACTGACCAAACGGTTAACCTCGGACAAGTTGCCTCTGCGACCTTGGCTGATGGCGGTATGTCTAGACCTGTGCCTTTCACGATTGAACTGGTTGATTGTGATACGACCACTTGGGATACCGCTGAAGTGACATTCACCGGTGGTGTGAACCCGAACTTAGCGAACTCTTTAGCAATTCAAGGTACTGCATCGGGTGCAGGTGTTGTGATCACGGGTCTGGATGCGGTTCCTGTTAAGTTAGACGGCTCTGCGTCAGCAGGTTCTGTCGCATTACAAAATGGTGATAACTCATTGTTGTTCTCTGCTTATCTAAAAGGTGACACAACGACTATCGTCCCAGGTGCATTCACAGCGCTGACTAACTTCACCATGTCATACAACTAATTCTTATTATTTTAACGGTAAATCGAGGGTAGCACAGTGATATTGAGATGGTTAAAAAGCAGTGCGTTTTTTCTTTCCGGCTGTGTTGCCTTTTCTACCGCACAAGCGGCATCTAATGGAGAAGGTACTGTCACCCTTAACGGTGAAATTACCGATGCGGCATGCAGTATTGCCATGGATTCTCGCGAACAAATTATCGACATGGGGGTATTACCGGTTGGGGTGATCCGCCAAACGGGAGAAGGCCCTACTCGTGATGTCGATATTTATTTAGTGAACTGTGACTTAACCAAAGCCAGTGATCCTTCACAAGTGTGGCAGGCTTTGAGTATGACATTTGATGGGCCTGCAGATAACGGCCTTTTCCAAGTTTTTGGGGACGCGAGAGGGGTTGGTTTACTAATGCGTGATGCCGATTTACGCCAAGTGATCCCTGGGGAAGCCTTGCCTCAACAAGCCATCGTGCCGCCCACAATGCGATTAAGTTATCAATTACGTCTGGTTTCAGACCAGCGGCCACTACGTGCGGGTCCTTATCAAAGCGCGATCCGTTTTAAAGTGGATTATTACTAAAGTGCAATTTCATTCCTTTTTTTATTGTAGTTATTAATTGTCAGGGATATTTTTTATGTCTTTACACACTGCACTTCGTTTTCGATTGGCGTTGCTGCCTTTGTCTATTGCACTTACGTACAGTATGAGTGGGGCCCCGAGTGCATGGGCGACCTCATCGTCAGACAGTATCGAATTCAACACGGATGTTTTGGATGTTGAAGACAAAGAAAATATTAATCTCTCACACTTTTCACGTGCAGGCTACATCATGCCAGGATCGTATCTACTGTCATTAAAAATTAATGACGATACGTTGCCTGAGATGCCTGTCACTTTTTATCCTCCTGAAGGGGATCCTCAAGGAAGTGCGGCTTGTTTAACCCCTGAGATTGTCGAACAGATTGCATTAACCTCATCACATCGCAAAGCATTGACATGGTGGCACGATGGGCAATGTTTAGATATTGTCAGTTTACCGGGGATGCAAGTGCGCGGAGATCTCGCAACGTCAACATTATACCTCAGCATTCCGCAAGCCTATTTGGAATACACAGCTCCTAACTGGGATCCACCTTCTCGGTGGGATGAGGGTATTGCAGCATTGATTTTGGATTACAACGTCAATGGTAATGCCAACCGTTCTTATACGGGAGGGCACAACAGTTATGCGCTTAACGGTAATGGTGTGACAGGAATTAACTTGGGAGCATGGCGTTTTCGCGCGGATTGGCAAGGACGTTTAAATCATGCGACGGGATCTGGCGATGCCGTCAATAAGGATTTCGATTGGAGTCGTTTTTACGCCTATCGTGCACTGCCCAATTTGGCTGCAAAATTGGTGGTTGGGGAAGACTACTTAGTATCAAACATGTTTGATTCCTTCCGGTTTATTGGGGCGAGTGTACGTTCAGATTTGAATATGCTTCCACCTAATTTGCGAGGGTACGCGCCTGAAATAACAGGGATTGCGCAATCGAACGCGACTGTGACGATCAGCCAGCAAGGACGGGTATTGTACACCGAACAAGTCGCTCCGGGACCATTTCGTATCCAAAATCTTAATGACGCGGTCAGTGGGAAGCTAGATGTCAAAGTCGAAGAGCAAGATGGAACAGTGCAGGAATTTCAAGTTGATACGGCGAACTTACCTTATTTAACGCGTCCTGGACAAATTCAATACAAACTTGCCTTGGGGCAGCCGACAAACTATCAGCGCCACAGTGAAGGTGACAACTTTGTCACAGGAGAGTTTTCGTGGGGGGTGAATAATGGATGGTCACTCTTCGGGGGAAGTCTTAATAGCAAAAATTACAATGCGGTGTCACTTGGTATTGGGCGCGATTTGATGGCATTTGGTGCCTTGTCGTTTGATATCACACAAGCCTTTTCTAAGCTGCCGGGCCAGAGCACGCTGAGCGGTGGATCATACAGATTAAGCTATGCCAAGCGTTTTGATGCGATTGATAGTCAAATTCAATTTGCAGGTTATCGTTTTTCTGAACGTGACTTCATGAGCATGTCTGAATTTTTGCAGGCACTAAAAAGTGGGGAACGCTATGGCGGTAACAAAGAGCTATACACGATCTCACTGAGTAAAAATTTCCGTGATATGGGAATGTCCGTATTCCTGAATTATAACCATCAAACATACTGGGATCGTCCAGATAATGATTATTACAGTGTGTCGGCTTCTAAATATTTTGATATTGGTTCAATTAAGAATATCAGTGTCAATGTTTCAGCAAATCGTAACATGTATAACGGCGTCAAAGATGACAGCATCTTTTTATCAACATCGTTCCCATTAAGCAATGGAGCTAATGTTGGCTATTCAATGAACAATAATCGTTACGATACGACGAATCGTGTCACCTATCACGACCGTATTAACACGCGTACAACGTACCAGCTTGGCGCAGGTAGTAGTAGCAAAGGGGCTTCTGGATCGGCCTTTATTACCCATCAAGGTGATATTGCTCGTTTAACGGCCAATGCCAGTTATCAACATAATCAATACAGTGCGTATGGGCTTTCAGCGAGTGGCGGATTGACAGTGACAGCGGAAGGTGCTGGCTTCCATCGTATGAGCTCGCTGGGTGGGACACGTATGTTGGTGGATACAGAAGGTGTATCAGGCGTGCCAATAAAAGGATTTGGGGCACCTGTGGAATCGAATGCGTTTGGTAAAGCGATTGTGGGTGATGTGAGTAGTTATTACCGCAGTAAAGCACAGATTGATTTAAACACCTTACCAGACAACGTAGACGCACAACAATCCGTCGTGCAAGCCACGCTGACAGAAGGTGCGGTGGGTTACCGTAAGTTTTCTGTTGTCGCAGGCCAAAAAGCCATGACGGTATTGCGATTAGCGGATGGAAGTTACCCACCTTTCGGCGCGCAAATTCTCAATTCAAAAGGGCAGAGTACAGGTCTTGTCGGTGATGCTGGCAGCGCTTATATCAGTGGGATTAATGTCAATGAAATCATGACCGTGCAGTGGGGGGAAAACAGCACGTGCCAAATTCAACTCCCCGATACGTTGGGTAGCTTGGATGACGCTTTATTACTGCAGTGTACCCCAGTGACTCAATAAATTCATTGGAACTTACTAGCCGTGCGGCTTACTCCTGACTGGCTCACAGCATAAACAGTCTAAGAAGAAATAAGGTTTATAACAGTATGAAAAAGAATCAACAACATTATGCCATGATGTGTTTATTGGGTGGGATGTTACTCAGCCAAGTGGCACAGGCCGCAGTATCACTAGACCGTACCCGCGTCATTTTTGACGGTGGCCAAAAGTCTATCTCATTGAATATTTCGAATAACAATAAGCAATTGCCTTATCTTGCCCAAGGCTGGATTGATGATGCAGAGGGTAAAAAAATTACCTCTCCATTGGTGGTGTTACCGCCAGTTCAACGTATTGAGCCTGGGAAATCCAGCCAAGTGAAAATTGAGGCATTACCGGCTATCAATGCATTACCACAAGATAGAGAAAGTTTGTTCTATTTTAACTTACGTGAAATTCCACCAAAAAGCGATAAGCCCAATACGTTACAAATTGCGTTGCAAACTCGCGTGAAGCTGTTCTATCGCCCTAAAGCTATCAAAGCGGATAAAAATGGTACGCCGTGGCAGGAAAAACTTACCTTACAAAAGGTGGGTGAACAAATGATGGTGAAAAACCCGACGCCGTATTACGTGACGATCATCAATGCTGCCGCTAATGCATCTTCGGCAGGTGAAAAAGGAAAAGAGTTTGCGCCAGTGATGATTGCTCCATTTGGTGAAATGTCATTAGGGATGAAAGCCAGCGCATTAGGTGCAAAGCCTGTCTTAACGTATATCAATGATTACGGTGGTCGTCCTGCACTGACATTCCAATGTCAAGGTAATGAATGCCACGTAGTAGCTGATAGCCAATCCCAAAATCCGTAAGGCGGATACTCAGAGTGACGACAGGAGGAAAGAGCGATGAAAACAAGCAAAATGTGGCGTTATGGACAGCGCGTATTATTGGGTAGCGCCTTGGCGTGGTGTGTGAATGCGATGGCAGCAGACAATAATAGTCGCCTTTACCGTCCTGTTGATAACTGGAATGTGGATGGCGCGAATGGCGTGTTGTATGTATCAGGCTCACTCACGGAAAGCCCATGTCGCTTAGCGATGACATCGGCATACCAATCGGTTGACCTTGGAAATATTGAAACAGCAGAACTGCAACACAACGGTAAAGGTACACCCATTCCATTCCAAATTGAACTGGAAGACTGTATCGAAATGGCGACACGTTTGACCAATGTGCAAAGCGGCATGACGGCGTGGAGTTCAACACAGCCTGCTGTCAAAATTCGTTTTGTAGCACCGACAGTGCCATTTTATAGCGATTTTGTGAAAGTAAATGGGGTTCAAGGACTAGGGTTAGCCGTGACAACACCGGGTGGTGCTTTATTACCGATGGGGCAAGAAAGTGACCCGCAATTATTACCGTCTGGACAGAGCCAACTGACGTATTACGTCACACCAGTCAGAATTGGATTATTGGAGCCAGGTGCTTACTCCGCCTTGATTGCTTTTGAAATGTTGTACGAGTAAGGGAGTTTACAGAGATGAACGTCATTCCATTCCCTTCTCGGCAGGGGTTGACCAAGTTAATGCCATGGCTAATGAGTGGCGCATTAATGTGGAGCTTACAAAGTCAGGCGGGGTCAGACAGTGTCAATTTTAATGTCAAAGTATCTGTTGTTCAAAGCACGTGTCAGGTCAACAACAATGAGCCGATTACGGTGGAATTTGGCGATATGCAGATTAATACCATTGATGGTGTGAATTATGAAATGCCCATTTACTACACGTTGCAGTGTGCGGGGGCCGCGAATAACCAAGGTTTAAAGCTGCAGTTCAGTGGTACGGGCGCAAATTTTAACAGCGGTTTACTGAAAACCTCTGAGTCTGCACTGGGCTTGCGTTTTAAGTCAGACGGGGCGATTTTCGCCGTGAATGATTGGGTGCCGTTTACGTACGGTGATCTTCCTGATCTTAGCGTGGTTCCTGTCTTGAGTAGCCCTATCGGTGTCGATAGTGGGGACTTTTTTGCCTCAGCAACGTTTAATGTGGAGTATGAATAATGGAAAAAAAACAATTACGTGCTCAGCTCTGTGTGCGCGCTGGGATGATGATAACACTGCTTGCGGCACCATTAAGTGCACTGGCGGTACAAGCCACTTTCAGTGGCACCTTGATTGGCAATTCACCGTGTGTGGTGAATGACAATGATCCGATCGAGGTGGATTTTGGCGATGTCCTCATTCGAGATGTGCAAGGGCAAGAGGGATCGCAATATTCTCGCGATGTGCCGTATACCATTGATTGTGAGAATGCGAATACCTCCGATGCGATGAATTTAAGGATTGGCGGTACACCGACTTCTTGGGATGGATATTTGCTCAGAACGTCGAAAGCGAATTTAGGCCTGCAGTTCTATGTTGATGGACGTATATATGAATTGAATGATGATTATTCATTTTCATATGGTTATGAGCCAACGATTACAGTGGCACCGGAAGGGAGTGACTCGTTGAGTGATAATGACGACGGATTTTTTTACGCGACAGCCAGCCTGACAGTGGAGTATCAATGATGCGGTGGCGAGAAAGCATTGTGTGTGCTCGACAATTACAACACGTCGTTATCGCCGCTACGTTGATGGGGGTGTCATCTTTTGCCAGTGCAGATGCCAGTTTTAGTGGCACCTTGATCAGTAACCCGCCGTGCGATGTGTACGGGGACAATGACCCGATACAGATCGATTTTGGCGAGGTGGGGATTACACGAATTGATGGGGTGAACTATGCGGAGCCGTTTAGTTTGACGATTACATGTGGTTCGAATTTAGGCAATAACGTGGCTTTGGTATTGAAGTATATCGGTGTGGATGCAGCATCATTTAACACCCAAGCCTTGCAAACTGACCGTCGCGGGTTAGGTATTTTACTTTCTCATGATGGAACAGTAATGCCACCGGTTTTTCCACCGGAATCGGGGAGTGGTTTGCCGGTCACGATGTCCAGTAATGGCCAGAAAAGCCTTTCTTTTATGGCTGTACCGGTAAAAGACTCTGATCCCGATACCGTGTTGCTGGAAGGGGCGTTTAGCGCTATGGCCTCAATGGAAATACAGTATCCCTAGGCGAGGAGATAAACCATGAAAATAACAGTGTGTAATGGTGCCTTATTGGGCTTACTAGGCGGAATACTCTTCATGCCATTGGCTACGCAAGCTGACAGTAGTGTTGGTATTGAATACAGCGGCACGT
This portion of the Providencia manganoxydans genome encodes:
- a CDS encoding acyl carrier protein is translated as MNYEHVSHQQWLINQIKEIRTYSGINKPITLDSALILDLHIDSLEMLELVTAIEAYTSQPLSDKVWLKWHYLQDVADYLVVTMDVGN
- a CDS encoding fimbrial protein, translating into MKTSKMWRYGQRVLLGSALAWCVNAMAADNNSRLYRPVDNWNVDGANGVLYVSGSLTESPCRLAMTSAYQSVDLGNIETAELQHNGKGTPIPFQIELEDCIEMATRLTNVQSGMTAWSSTQPAVKIRFVAPTVPFYSDFVKVNGVQGLGLAVTTPGGALLPMGQESDPQLLPSGQSQLTYYVTPVRIGLLEPGAYSALIAFEMLYE
- a CDS encoding outer membrane usher protein → MSLHTALRFRLALLPLSIALTYSMSGAPSAWATSSSDSIEFNTDVLDVEDKENINLSHFSRAGYIMPGSYLLSLKINDDTLPEMPVTFYPPEGDPQGSAACLTPEIVEQIALTSSHRKALTWWHDGQCLDIVSLPGMQVRGDLATSTLYLSIPQAYLEYTAPNWDPPSRWDEGIAALILDYNVNGNANRSYTGGHNSYALNGNGVTGINLGAWRFRADWQGRLNHATGSGDAVNKDFDWSRFYAYRALPNLAAKLVVGEDYLVSNMFDSFRFIGASVRSDLNMLPPNLRGYAPEITGIAQSNATVTISQQGRVLYTEQVAPGPFRIQNLNDAVSGKLDVKVEEQDGTVQEFQVDTANLPYLTRPGQIQYKLALGQPTNYQRHSEGDNFVTGEFSWGVNNGWSLFGGSLNSKNYNAVSLGIGRDLMAFGALSFDITQAFSKLPGQSTLSGGSYRLSYAKRFDAIDSQIQFAGYRFSERDFMSMSEFLQALKSGERYGGNKELYTISLSKNFRDMGMSVFLNYNHQTYWDRPDNDYYSVSASKYFDIGSIKNISVNVSANRNMYNGVKDDSIFLSTSFPLSNGANVGYSMNNNRYDTTNRVTYHDRINTRTTYQLGAGSSSKGASGSAFITHQGDIARLTANASYQHNQYSAYGLSASGGLTVTAEGAGFHRMSSLGGTRMLVDTEGVSGVPIKGFGAPVESNAFGKAIVGDVSSYYRSKAQIDLNTLPDNVDAQQSVVQATLTEGAVGYRKFSVVAGQKAMTVLRLADGSYPPFGAQILNSKGQSTGLVGDAGSAYISGINVNEIMTVQWGENSTCQIQLPDTLGSLDDALLLQCTPVTQ
- a CDS encoding fimbrial protein; its protein translation is MNVIPFPSRQGLTKLMPWLMSGALMWSLQSQAGSDSVNFNVKVSVVQSTCQVNNNEPITVEFGDMQINTIDGVNYEMPIYYTLQCAGAANNQGLKLQFSGTGANFNSGLLKTSESALGLRFKSDGAIFAVNDWVPFTYGDLPDLSVVPVLSSPIGVDSGDFFASATFNVEYE
- a CDS encoding helix-turn-helix domain-containing protein, with product MKKAKKIEDVKLALAISIGEELQKLRKSRNLTGKVLAEKLGVSQQQISRYERGICRIDTDTLLYTLQLLGTSLTAFFLDVSLNLKEKNPGVYLDFSPFFESLEKGNQIPYFTSYPGHYFG
- a CDS encoding fimbria/pilus periplasmic chaperone, producing MKKNQQHYAMMCLLGGMLLSQVAQAAVSLDRTRVIFDGGQKSISLNISNNNKQLPYLAQGWIDDAEGKKITSPLVVLPPVQRIEPGKSSQVKIEALPAINALPQDRESLFYFNLREIPPKSDKPNTLQIALQTRVKLFYRPKAIKADKNGTPWQEKLTLQKVGEQMMVKNPTPYYVTIINAAANASSAGEKGKEFAPVMIAPFGEMSLGMKASALGAKPVLTYINDYGGRPALTFQCQGNECHVVADSQSQNP
- a CDS encoding fimbrial protein, with product MKKIILATLVSSAMSASVLAADAGQGTVTFEGSIIEAACGISPESTDQTVNLGQVASATLADGGMSRPVPFTIELVDCDTTTWDTAEVTFTGGVNPNLANSLAIQGTASGAGVVITGLDAVPVKLDGSASAGSVALQNGDNSLLFSAYLKGDTTTIVPGAFTALTNFTMSYN
- a CDS encoding fimbrial protein; the protein is MEKKQLRAQLCVRAGMMITLLAAPLSALAVQATFSGTLIGNSPCVVNDNDPIEVDFGDVLIRDVQGQEGSQYSRDVPYTIDCENANTSDAMNLRIGGTPTSWDGYLLRTSKANLGLQFYVDGRIYELNDDYSFSYGYEPTITVAPEGSDSLSDNDDGFFYATASLTVEYQ
- the uhpT gene encoding hexose-6-phosphate:phosphate antiporter, yielding MSSKFSFFDIKRLPAGKIPLSVQRDLWLRKFMEPFFVMCLAYTGIYFLRYNFKAATPFIIEQTDFTLSDLGTVGFGFSITYSLGRVLLSYYIDGKNTKKILSFLLMLSCASSFAIGMFLLSSGHSLGIFIFLWALTGLFQAPGGPCSNSTINRWTPRKNRGRFISWWNASHNIGAILAGPIALFGMEYAFNGNVAGMFIFPILFAGVIATFGMFFGKDDPSELGWNTPEEIFDEPVSKDDTAAEAMSKSEIFVKYVLKNPAVWFLCFANLCVYTIRIGVDNWSVAYVKMALSWDDVSAIGTITALELGGFLGSLTWGYVSDKMGGRRALLGMLCMISVIFPLVAYQNMTSVWGIYIALFFEGFFIFGPVILIGISIIGFAPKCATAVVNSIPGFFGYLFGDGMAKVLVSRIADPKGDGISVGSLTLHGWSDTFYLLFAATALGIVMLGVVAIYEERKIRRDRANGH
- a CDS encoding fimbrial protein, which encodes MMRWRESIVCARQLQHVVIAATLMGVSSFASADASFSGTLISNPPCDVYGDNDPIQIDFGEVGITRIDGVNYAEPFSLTITCGSNLGNNVALVLKYIGVDAASFNTQALQTDRRGLGILLSHDGTVMPPVFPPESGSGLPVTMSSNGQKSLSFMAVPVKDSDPDTVLLEGAFSAMASMEIQYP
- a CDS encoding inositol monophosphatase family protein; the encoded protein is MNNISDRFTFIKQVAIDAGKLAVSYYHQRNKLNIEKKKDDGQDLVTVADKNTEQFIRDQINQQYAQDAIFGEESGYTQGKSQYTWVVDPIDGTSAFIFGLPSWCISIALLDEQQNSQIAVVYDPVHDELFHAMAGHGAYLNDQPIQVNPVTSLNEGLLGVGISSRMPPEHIIPFLDKLLHAKGMFVRNGSAALMLAYVAAGKLIGYYEPHLNSWDCLAGLLLIKEAGGVMNNYQANDNFLLTGNYVLASSPEVYQQLDTFLYSS
- a CDS encoding fimbrial protein, giving the protein MILRWLKSSAFFLSGCVAFSTAQAASNGEGTVTLNGEITDAACSIAMDSREQIIDMGVLPVGVIRQTGEGPTRDVDIYLVNCDLTKASDPSQVWQALSMTFDGPADNGLFQVFGDARGVGLLMRDADLRQVIPGEALPQQAIVPPTMRLSYQLRLVSDQRPLRAGPYQSAIRFKVDYY